Within Lagopus muta isolate bLagMut1 chromosome 1, bLagMut1 primary, whole genome shotgun sequence, the genomic segment AAAGATTCGGGGTGTTCTGATTGGGGTGGAATTGAGGTGGGAAAGAAGACCATATAAAAGGAAATTGCATGTACCCGCTCTCTGTTTCACGCTTTCCACGAGGTTCGTGAATGCAGAATGAAGCTGTACTTGCTAAACgttgtgctgtttttttgctGAAGTGGGGCAGTGACCAGGGAGTACTACATCGGGATTATAGAGACAGCATGGGACTATGCTCCTGGTAGTACTGATATCATATCTGGACTACGTTTTGCAGAAGAAGAGTAAGTAATGTAGTTCGTACTGATGGAGTTTTATTTAATAGCATTGTCTGCTTTAGATGCTAGGACCAGGACCTGGTGAAGTTGGTGAAATGAATTGTGCTAGTGTCAGTGAACCTGGTGGCTGACATGTAAGGGAGTATTTACTTTTTCCTGACTTGCTTAAGAACTAAATTGCGACTCTCTGCTGATGGAAAATGTTGTACAATGTAATGTTCTTTTTGTGACTTTATCGTAATGAAACGTTTATTAACTAGAGGTAGGGAAATGATCATGTGAATGCCTACTGTTATTTTGAATTGGCCAAGTGGCAGTGATGAAGGGAAGGCTTCTGCTTTTACATCTTTAAACTCAGAAGTTTAAcatgttttttctgttctgatttttctgttgggcacaattttcctttttaaatgtttgttgttGGCAGTGGTCTCTTTCTTGTGgagatgcagcagctggagtGTTTCATGCAAGAAAGGCTCTGTGCAGTATGAGAAATAGAGGATAAGTGTGGTGAGGAGAAAGGTGATACCCTGAagacataaataataaataacgAAAACTCAGATATCGGAGGCATCAAAGAAAGTattggacaggaaaaaaaaatagtcatcCTCtctattttttcagtgcttttaaaatgaagtagaaCTATACTAAATGAAGAGTGAAGAAGTATATCACTAGTAAGAAGAGTCTTCTCCTTGCTGACTGTGAAGTCAACATAACATGATACTTGTTGGTTTTAACTGGCTTTGGAAGATTATGCAGAACTTGAAGCACGTACAAAAATGTTGAGCAGGAAGACCTGTTGTTTGACttacaagcagcagaaaattgtGTCAAGTATCCTTATCTTCAGTCTACAAAATAGATAGAAAAAATTCATAGTTGGTGTGTAGCATTTAGTCTCTATCTGAGTGCCTGTactcttcagaaatgtgaatgtATTTGCTTCTAAAGGCAGATTGTGCACAGTGCTACGGAGGCTTGGCTTTTGTTTGAGATCTGCTAATTAGCACTGTTCAAGTATAAAGTGAATATCTGACattgtgtattttctttacaggcAAGCTGAAGTCTTCCTTAAAAGAGGACCACAAAGGATAGGAAGCATTTATAAGAAGGCTGTCTACACTCAGTACACTGATGTTTTATATGATGTGATAGTTGAGAAACCTTCCTGGCTGGGTTTTTTAGGCCCCATCATTAAAGGAGAAGTTGGTGATTCCATTGTTGTTCACTTGAAAAACTTTGCTTCCAGAAACTACACACTGCATCCACATGGTGTAAAATATACAAAGGAAAACGAAGGTAAGCTTGAGTCCATTTTGTGTCAGAATTGAACAAAAGCTTTGTCATCAAAGATACAACTGCCTAAGCGAATTATCTTCTGAAACAAGACACACTCAGTTTAAAATAGGAGCTGATTAAGAACTTCTGGTATTTGTTCAAGAGTGAAATACTGAGCCAAAAGTGGGGTTCGTGTAGAAGGCAATTTTAGATCAACGTTCCATCTGAAATAAGGGTAATGTAGGGatgtctgaaggaaaaaaaaaacgatgctgttgtaaagaaaatactgtttgtatAAGTTATAACTCTTAATGGTATTAAGAATTCTGAATTATACACAAAAGTTCCTTAAAACAGGCAAATGCCTTCAGCTTAGATAAATTAGCCATCACTCTTTCAGATGTACTGTAACCATGCTACTGGTATTAGTGAAGACAATAGTTGTTGGCAATAGGGGAGACTTTCAAGCTGTGAAACACTGCTGCAGTTTCACTGAAATTAGTGGAGTCCTTGCATATTGACAGGCAGAAGAGTCGCGTTCTCTTCTGGACAATCTATGGAGTGTTTTTGTAGCATCTTTTATGCATACAGCAACCCATGAATGTGCCATCTGTCAGAAAGAGCAGCGTGTCCCTCCTGAGGAAATACTGTGATTCCAGTTTCCTCCTTGAAAACTACTGAATGTAGTATGATGACATCTAAACCTGAGGCTGTAGCCTGACAATTCACTCTGCCAGATGCACCTCACTGGGTAGTTTTCCATACTATTATCTGCAAGAAAGACTGCACTGGAATATAGCCACTGAAAGTTTTATTAAGATGCCTTAAAGACTGTGTGAATTATTGAGTAGATACTGTCAAAAGTAGTCTTTGAAAAtttttcagtggggaaaaaaattgtgaaatattAGTTTAACatctaatatttttaaagggtTTTCATTACACCAAATATGTGACTTGGCATTGACGCACTATGGGAGCAGAACAGCATGTTGTATGGTAATATATAGAACAATATTTGCAATTTTACCACTGTTGCTCTTATTTGAGGCACACCTGTGTTCCTTGGAGAGGAATGCAATGTTTTAGAATAGATTCCAAGATCAATATTTAACAAatgttttacaaatattttagcTGTTGTCTCTTTAGCAGAAGTACACTGTGCCCTCTTAATAAAGAACTCAATTTAAAGTTACTTGTCACAGCGCACCTGCAGAACTCAAAGTCGAGTAAAGGAATTCTAGCAGAAGGGAGAGCTCTATCCATCtgaattaaaatttgttttaccTCTATTCGAGTATTCAATCCCTGTTATTGCAGCATGTAGTCAACTTGAAAGCACTGTTCTGACACCGTATTGTGAAATGCGTTATGTTAATGTTGGCCGTGTGCCATTCCTCAGGTGCTTTTTATCCAGACTATACCAAAGGTTTTGAAAAAAGAGATGATGCTGTGAAGCCTGGAGGCCAGTACACTTATACGTGGGATGTGACAGAAGATCAAGGTCCTGCTGAAGGAGATGCAGACTGCATTACCAGGGTTTACCACTCTCACATAGATGCTCCAAGAGATGTTGCCTCAGGGCTTGTTGGGCCTTTAATCATTTGCAGGAAAGGTAAAACGTGGATTAACTACTACATATGCAAGTTGATTGATAATGGCACTtgataaatataaatgaacTAATTTTCTGGAAGAGGAAATTAAGAGTTCATTTTGAAATAGTGGATTTTGTCTTGTCAGTTATCTGCATGTAATAATAGGATGGGATTTGATTTTTGTGTGCTAGGCAAATGAGTGAAATGTGTTCATGCTAGTAATGCAAAAGTGTGACATTGATATGTAGAACAAATGTTTTACATTATCATCACATACAATATTTATTCTTAGCAAAGTTATTTTACAGCGTCTGTTAAAACCAACCTTTGTTTTCCCAATATGGCTGTAAGTTTATACATACAGTCACACTCAAGATAAACAACAAAATGTCAAGTAAACAGCCATCATCCTTACCAATACTGTGCTTAAAACTGaacagtttttttccccagttttaattatttactaACTATACTTGTTACTACTAGTATACTATCTAAGGTGGAACTGAGTGTAAGGGGGCACGCTGGTTGGAAAATTTTACCTTTTGTCTGCTGAgtctccccattttttttttttaattttatttttttaagtagcaaGTTTGGTGCTTTTAGCAAATATTCTAGTTCAGACCAAAAGTGTAATGGCATTTACCCTTACTACAGTTAGATAAAttgataaatagataaatagataaatacagCGTTACAGACACGTACACAAGTTTGTAATTTAATCTTTACGTTGTGCAAGACTAGATGCTACCAAAAACTGTAATTTCAAACGGTTCTTACGCAGCAACTGTGTGTGtaaacagtaacaaagaaaaaaatgaacagtacaacatttaaaactgcatctgaaaacaagcaagcaagcgAACAGGATTCTGCAATTCATTTGTTGCTGTTACAGAACACACTTTCTATTACTTCGGCATTTTCAGTATTCATCCTCTtcttcagcctctgcttctACAGAGTCTATCCCAACTTCTTCATAATCTTTTTCAAGGGCAGCCAGATCTTCCCGGGCTTCGGAAAATTCTCCTTCCTCCATTCCTTCCCCAACGTACCAATGTACAAAGGCACGTTTGGCATACATCAAATCGAATTTATGGTCGAGACGAGCCCATGCTTCAGCAATGGCAGTGGTATTACTCAGCATACATACAGCTCTCTGCACCTTTGCAAGGTCGCCACCTGGCACCACAGTTGGAGGCTGGTAGTTAATGCCCACCTTCAAGAAAACAAGTGAGAACGTCTTTAATTACTGGGAAGCACTGAAGACTTATTTCTGTTAACAACAACAGTAGCCACAACTGTgaacaattaaataaaattattttgcgcttcatcaaaatatttaacTAAATCCTAAATTCAGGATCTGGTCAAACTGGTCCAGCGTTAGCTACATTGGCCTAGAGGTTATTTGTCCAACAGATCATAAGAGCCTACTGGACTCTACAAAGAACGTAAGAATCTAGGTCTTTGCAAGTCCTGAATGCATGGACAGTAGCTGGAAGGATGGACCTCTTGTCCGGAAGGTGACACTGCCAGTCAACTGAGAACAAGCAGAAGTAGCTGAACAACCTGATATTCATCTAGTAAAAAGGCGACTTACAGGAGCCTATGTTTAAATGAATCACAACGAAAAAAATAGGTTTGCTCTAGTGATAGCAGTCAGGCTCCACATGTCCGGAAACTGATAGCGTCTACCACTTCAAGGTATCTCAAAACCATTGTTGGGAAATTACTGCACTGAATTCAATAACTTCATGTAGTGTTTCTACATTTGCTTGGGGCTTGCCTATATTCCTTCTGTACAAAGCTCCCGAGATTTTTGAAGACTTGCAGTAAAACCTGGCATTGCTTTTCAGTACAACCtgtttgtaaattattttcagacacTCAGTACTGCCTGTTCCTACAAAAACCGTGACTGCTATTCTGTAACTTGTTTTAGAATTTTCATCTGAGTTAAAGTATCAGGGAATTATATTTAAGAATATAATCTGAAATGTAAGCAGTTCAGTAACAGGAACGTTACAGTACAGTACAACGACCGCTACCTCCAAATATCACGTAATTCCTACTATTTCCAAGATCAAGCACTTCAGAAGTTATCAAAGTACCTTGAATCCAGTTGGGCACCAATCCACAAACTGAATGGTACGTTTAGTCTTGATAGTAGCGATAGCTGCGTTGACATCTTTAGGGATAACATCACCTCTGTATAACATACAGCAGGCCATGTATTTACCATGACGTGGGTCACATTTTACCATCTGGTTGGCTGGTTCAAAGCAAGCATTGGTAATTTCAGCCACGGATAACTGCTCATGGTAGGctttttcagcagagatgataGGGGCATATGTTaccaaggggaaatggattcgTGGGTACGGAACAAGGTTAGTTTGAAATTCTGTCAGATCTACATTAAGGGCTCCATCAAAACGTAGTGAAGCTGTGATGGATGAAACAATTTGCGCAATTAGTCGATTTAAATTGGTATAAGTGGGACGTTCTATGTCCAGGTTGCGACGACATATATCATAAGTGGCTTCATTATCTACCATGAATGCGCAGTCTGAATGCTCCAGTGTTGTATGAGTAGTTAAAACTGAATTGTAAGGTTCCACTACAGCAGTAGAAACCTGTGGTGCTGGATAAATTGCAAATTCTAGTTTAGATTTTTTGCCATAGTCAACAGAGAGCCTTTCCATGAGCAGAGATGTAAACCCTGAACCAGTGCCTCCTCCAAAACTGTGAAAGATAAGGAAACCTTGCAGCCCAGTGCACAGATCAGCCTATAATaggatggaaaaaagcaagagagaaaaaacatatatttattattaccttttccaaaatcatcaacattaaaataaacactcaaaagcaattatttcctcatcatttgttttaaaaggtaaCTTTTTTCTTGCATATCTTTTACTTAAAACCACCACAGCACACCTTGTTCTGAATATgagtattttctcatttgaatgtagcattttcctttatgcattttttatcCTACTAAAAGCAAGAGCAGTTGTGCACCACTGCGAAAGGTTATTAGAAATTACAGCAGGCTTGCAGCTTTTAAACTACTATTGTACTCTGTATGGCAGCAAGTATCAatttggtttggaaaaaaagtatttttacaacTTCAGAAAGGCAATCACTACTTCACTTTGATTCACATCATGCTAAGTGAATTTCTTACATTACACCAGGTTATGGAAACCTAGAAAGACGTGAAATTACTGAACGTCCAACCAAAATCTGAGTTTCAGGgtactggaaatattttgaatgacaCATAATGGTGCGATTcaggttaaaaataacaaacaagtgCTTACAGTCTAAAGATTTTATAACGCACTTCTGAGGTATccttaaaatatcttcaaataaTGATGTTCCACATCACAAGAACTTTCAAGTTTTActgactgaatttttatttaactcaAGAGGGGGGAGGCATGGGACCAAGTTCccggttttttgtttttcataatctATGCataaaattcttaaaaacaaacaactccctccccccccagaaaaaaaaaaaaaacaacacaagtgTCATAACAAATTGTAACTACAGGTAGCTCTAGAGCTGTATcttacttattttaaatattgatctGCAGCACGAATTCTTACCACTTTGCGCGTGCGGTCTAACACTAGATCAACAATCTCTTTTCCAACGGTGTAATGGCCTCTGGCATAATTATTAGCTGCATCTTCTTTCCCAGTAATGAGCTGCTCAGGGTGGAACAACTGCCTATATGTGCCTGTACGTACTTCATCtacaagtgaaaaaatacatattccaaCATAAAATTTATCTGCTGAGTTCTGCATGTGGTGCCTAGGGATGACATACTACGTAAAAGGAAACGTCAAAAACCTACAGACAGCTTCCATGAACAAACGCAGCAAGAAGTTGGTACaacttcagtgtctttctttaGGGGAAAACATCGGATGCTCACAAAGCAGTATTTGCATCCTGGAACATGGAGGCAACTCAAGAGAACTacactgcaggcacaggcaTTCTGGATAGCAATTAAATGAAGCTGTGGATGTAGTGCAGTGACTTGGAAAGATTATCCAAAATCTGCAAAGAAGTTTAATGTTTTCCAAACATTAC encodes:
- the LOC125686010 gene encoding ferroxidase HEPHL1-like isoform X1 yields the protein MWAVGSNSTSGISSALIPCRRLVLIHIWKESKLQPEWDGMDHFSGAVTREYYIGIIETAWDYAPGSTDIISGLRFAEEEQAEVFLKRGPQRIGSIYKKAVYTQYTDVLYDVIVEKPSWLGFLGPIIKGEVGDSIVVHLKNFASRNYTLHPHGVKYTKENEGAFYPDYTKGFEKRDDAVKPGGQYTYTWDVTEDQGPAEGDADCITRVYHSHIDAPRDVASGLVGPLIICRKGKTWINYYICKLIDNGT
- the LOC125686010 gene encoding ceruloplasmin-like isoform X2, giving the protein MWAVGSNSTSGISSALIPCRRLVLIHIWKESKLQPEWDGMDHFRQAEVFLKRGPQRIGSIYKKAVYTQYTDVLYDVIVEKPSWLGFLGPIIKGEVGDSIVVHLKNFASRNYTLHPHGVKYTKENEGAFYPDYTKGFEKRDDAVKPGGQYTYTWDVTEDQGPAEGDADCITRVYHSHIDAPRDVASGLVGPLIICRKGKTWINYYICKLIDNGT
- the LOC125685982 gene encoding tubulin alpha-3 chain-like isoform X1 is translated as MRECISIHVGQAGVQIGNACWELYCLEHGIQPDGHMPSDKTIGGGDDSFNTFFSETGAGKHVPRAVFVDLEPTVVDEVRTGTYRQLFHPEQLITGKEDAANNYARGHYTVGKEIVDLVLDRTRKVADLCTGLQGFLIFHSFGGGTGSGFTSLLMERLSVDYGKKSKLEFAIYPAPQVSTAVVEPYNSVLTTHTTLEHSDCAFMVDNEATYDICRRNLDIERPTYTNLNRLIAQIVSSITASLRFDGALNVDLTEFQTNLVPYPRIHFPLVTYAPIISAEKAYHEQLSVAEITNACFEPANQMVKCDPRHGKYMACCMLYRGDVIPKDVNAAIATIKTKRTIQFVDWCPTGFKVGINYQPPTVVPGGDLAKVQRAVCMLSNTTAIAEAWARLDHKFDLMYAKRAFVHWYVGEGMEEGEFSEAREDLAALEKDYEEVGIDSVEAEAEEEDEY
- the LOC125685982 gene encoding tubulin alpha-3 chain-like isoform X2; translation: MPSDKTIGGGDDSFNTFFSETGAGKHVPRAVFVDLEPTVVDEVRTGTYRQLFHPEQLITGKEDAANNYARGHYTVGKEIVDLVLDRTRKVADLCTGLQGFLIFHSFGGGTGSGFTSLLMERLSVDYGKKSKLEFAIYPAPQVSTAVVEPYNSVLTTHTTLEHSDCAFMVDNEATYDICRRNLDIERPTYTNLNRLIAQIVSSITASLRFDGALNVDLTEFQTNLVPYPRIHFPLVTYAPIISAEKAYHEQLSVAEITNACFEPANQMVKCDPRHGKYMACCMLYRGDVIPKDVNAAIATIKTKRTIQFVDWCPTGFKVGINYQPPTVVPGGDLAKVQRAVCMLSNTTAIAEAWARLDHKFDLMYAKRAFVHWYVGEGMEEGEFSEAREDLAALEKDYEEVGIDSVEAEAEEEDEY